A single window of Vibrio stylophorae DNA harbors:
- a CDS encoding phosphate ABC transporter substrate-binding protein, whose protein sequence is MKKTVIGALTLASAMFTPAVLAEETVSISGSTSVTEIMEVLAENYQTMHKGVFIEVQGTGSSAGVKAAKNGTSEFGMASRDLKNSEKEDTLKAVAIARDGIAVVVNNGNPIQDLTIEQIAAIYKGDINNWSQVGGEDKPIVVVTRDTASGTRGAFEDIMGLKKKVKGVKVSAITQRAQVGNGNGVVKTIVANNPFAIGYISLGSIDKSLKALSVDGHMPSSQAVQAGDYQIARPFLVLYRDGKPSEQAQQFLAWVLSKEGQAIISQKGYIAVQ, encoded by the coding sequence ATGAAAAAAACAGTTATTGGTGCGCTGACTTTAGCAAGCGCGATGTTCACTCCAGCAGTTCTTGCGGAGGAAACGGTATCAATCTCTGGCTCAACCTCGGTCACCGAGATCATGGAAGTTCTCGCTGAAAATTATCAAACCATGCACAAGGGCGTCTTTATTGAGGTTCAAGGCACGGGCTCATCTGCCGGTGTAAAAGCAGCAAAAAACGGCACCAGTGAGTTTGGCATGGCCTCTCGCGACCTCAAGAATTCTGAAAAAGAGGATACCCTCAAAGCAGTGGCGATTGCCCGAGACGGCATCGCCGTCGTAGTCAACAACGGCAACCCTATTCAAGATTTGACCATTGAACAAATCGCCGCAATTTACAAAGGTGATATCAACAACTGGTCACAAGTCGGCGGTGAAGACAAGCCCATCGTGGTCGTCACCCGTGATACCGCATCAGGTACGCGCGGCGCTTTTGAAGACATCATGGGTCTGAAAAAGAAAGTGAAAGGCGTAAAAGTCTCAGCCATTACCCAGCGCGCGCAAGTGGGCAATGGTAACGGCGTGGTGAAAACCATTGTCGCCAATAACCCATTCGCCATTGGCTATATCTCTCTTGGTTCAATCGACAAGTCGCTCAAAGCACTGTCTGTAGATGGTCACATGCCATCAAGCCAAGCGGTTCAAGCTGGCGACTATCAAATTGCACGTCCATTCCTCGTGCTGTATCGCGATGGCAAACCAAGCGAGCAAGCACAGCAATTCCTAGCTTGGGTACTGTCAAAAGAAGGCCAAGCGATTATCTCGCAAAAAGGCTATATCGCCGTGCAATAA
- the pstC gene encoding phosphate ABC transporter permease subunit PstC, translating to MHVTGLRQRRGRDWKELIFKTLFLTSAIIGVLSLATIGYFIFREGLPAIQEAGAVNIVTGVDWLPPALYGIAPMIVASIASTAGAVIIGVPVAVLTAIFISEIAPKWLANLIRPAVELLAGIPSVVYGFFGLVIIVPLIQNIFNVPAGNTILAGVIVLAVMILPTVITVSETSLRAVPRTYKEGSFALGASHIYTIFKLLVPAARSGIMTGVILGIARALGETMAIIMVMGNAPAMPGSFLDSARTLTANIALEMSYASGIHASALYATGIVLLIFIMMLNGILLYLNRERAR from the coding sequence ATGCATGTAACGGGTCTACGTCAACGCCGAGGCCGCGATTGGAAAGAGCTTATTTTTAAAACGCTCTTTTTAACCAGCGCCATTATTGGCGTTTTATCCTTAGCCACCATTGGCTACTTTATTTTCCGTGAAGGCTTGCCAGCCATTCAAGAAGCGGGAGCTGTCAATATCGTCACTGGTGTTGATTGGCTACCGCCCGCACTGTACGGCATTGCGCCGATGATTGTGGCCTCCATTGCCTCGACCGCTGGCGCGGTGATCATTGGTGTGCCAGTGGCTGTTCTCACCGCTATTTTCATCTCAGAGATCGCCCCCAAATGGCTAGCAAATTTAATTCGCCCTGCCGTTGAGCTGCTAGCTGGGATCCCCTCTGTCGTCTATGGCTTTTTTGGCCTCGTGATTATCGTACCGCTGATTCAAAATATCTTTAATGTGCCAGCAGGTAACACCATTTTGGCAGGGGTCATTGTGCTTGCGGTGATGATTTTACCGACGGTTATCACAGTCTCTGAAACCTCGCTGCGCGCCGTCCCGCGGACCTATAAAGAAGGCTCTTTTGCGCTGGGCGCATCGCATATCTACACCATTTTCAAACTGCTCGTGCCCGCAGCGCGCTCAGGCATTATGACTGGCGTGATCCTAGGGATTGCTCGCGCACTGGGTGAAACCATGGCGATCATCATGGTGATGGGTAACGCCCCAGCCATGCCGGGAAGCTTTCTTGATTCAGCGCGAACGCTCACAGCCAATATTGCACTTGAGATGTCCTATGCCAGCGGCATTCATGCATCGGCGCTTTACGCAACAGGGATCGTCCTGCTGATTTTTATCATGATGCTCAACGGCATTTTGCTTTATCTAAACCGTGAACGCGCGAGGTAA
- the pstA gene encoding phosphate ABC transporter permease PstA: protein MSRKMTDAIALALIWLAASLTVGFLLWIIWYILSNGLNHVSWAFISENYSRIGEASGIWPMIVSTIYMVILSIAIAAPIGIMTAIYLTEYAKLGSKLVKVIRFCTESLAGIPSIIFGLFGLTFFVTVLGLGFSILSGTLTLSILILPVIIRTTEEALMAVPQTFREGSYGLGASKIYTIWRLILPSAIPGILTSIILSIGRVIGESAPVFLTAGMVARIPESLTDSGRTLTVHLYKLTQELYTQHEWDQAYATATVLIVVVLGLNLCTKLIGKQFSKATY from the coding sequence ATGTCACGTAAAATGACAGACGCCATTGCATTGGCATTGATTTGGCTTGCCGCCAGCCTCACCGTCGGCTTTCTTTTGTGGATCATTTGGTACATTTTGAGTAATGGCCTCAACCATGTGAGCTGGGCATTTATTAGCGAAAACTACTCGCGCATCGGTGAGGCTTCCGGTATTTGGCCGATGATTGTCTCCACCATCTATATGGTGATTTTGTCCATCGCCATTGCTGCGCCCATCGGCATTATGACGGCTATCTACCTCACGGAATACGCCAAGCTCGGCAGTAAGCTGGTCAAGGTGATTCGCTTTTGTACCGAGTCGCTGGCAGGCATCCCATCGATTATCTTTGGTCTCTTTGGTTTAACCTTCTTTGTCACGGTGCTGGGGCTTGGCTTCTCTATTCTATCCGGCACCCTGACCTTAAGTATTTTGATACTACCAGTGATCATTCGAACCACAGAAGAAGCACTAATGGCAGTACCACAAACCTTTCGCGAAGGCTCCTATGGCTTAGGCGCATCTAAAATCTACACCATTTGGCGTTTGATTTTACCCAGCGCCATTCCAGGCATTTTAACCTCAATTATTTTGAGTATCGGCCGCGTGATTGGCGAGTCCGCACCTGTATTTCTCACCGCTGGTATGGTAGCGCGCATTCCAGAAAGCCTGACGGACTCAGGCCGCACCTTAACCGTGCATCTTTATAAGCTGACTCAAGAGCTTTATACCCAGCATGAATGGGATCAGGCCTACGCCACCGCCACCGTACTTATCGTCGTGGTCCTTGGCTTAAACCTATGTACCAAGCTGATTGGTAAGCAATTTAGTAAAGCCACCTATTAA
- the pstB gene encoding phosphate ABC transporter ATP-binding protein PstB, whose translation MNKFNIENLNLYYGDNRALKSINLPIPSQQVTALIGPSGCGKSTLLRCLNRMNDLIEGVKIDGKVTMDEQDIYGQIDVADLRIKVGMVFQKANPFPMSIYENVAYGLRAQGVKDKKTLDRIVEKSLRGAALWDEVKDRLKSHAFGLSGGQQQRLCIARTIAMKPDVILMDEPTSALDPIATSKIEDLMESLKKEFTIVIVTHSMQQARRISDRTAFFLMGELVEHDDTQILFSNPQDDRTRGYVNGDFG comes from the coding sequence ATGAACAAGTTTAATATTGAAAATCTCAACCTCTACTACGGTGACAACCGCGCATTGAAATCCATTAACTTGCCGATTCCATCACAGCAAGTCACAGCGCTCATCGGCCCTTCAGGCTGTGGTAAATCCACCCTATTGCGCTGCTTAAATCGCATGAACGATCTCATTGAAGGGGTCAAAATCGATGGCAAAGTCACCATGGATGAGCAAGATATCTATGGTCAAATTGATGTGGCAGATTTGCGCATTAAAGTGGGCATGGTTTTTCAAAAAGCCAACCCGTTTCCCATGAGCATCTATGAAAACGTGGCCTATGGTCTTCGCGCGCAAGGCGTTAAAGATAAAAAGACCTTGGATCGTATTGTGGAAAAATCACTGCGCGGCGCAGCGCTTTGGGACGAAGTCAAAGATCGCCTGAAATCCCACGCCTTTGGCCTCTCTGGCGGTCAGCAGCAGCGCCTTTGTATCGCGCGCACCATTGCCATGAAACCCGATGTAATTTTGATGGATGAACCGACCTCGGCGCTCGATCCCATCGCCACCAGCAAAATTGAAGATCTCATGGAAAGCTTGAAAAAAGAGTTCACCATCGTGATTGTCACCCACTCTATGCAACAGGCGCGACGCATCTCTGATCGCACCGCATTTTTTCTGATGGGAGAGCTGGTTGAGCACGACGACACCCAAATCCTATTTTCAAATCCACAAGATGATCGCACCCGCGGTTATGTGAATGGTGATTTTGGATAA
- a CDS encoding histidine phosphatase family protein — MAIEQTRITFLRHGQPEGEGCARGKTDFALTEKGFEQMLQAATHAPVAQQIITSPLVRCARFAKAKAAEWQVDCLQDASWQEYDFGEWDGLSWQTIEQQDGETLRAFFSNPWQVTPKGAESMATFDQRIEGAWQRLLAQYRGQSVMVVTHAGVMKQLMSLLLQIPKEGAFWQRIYLPYAALMSVAITHDEQGQDWIQVQWPDLAANLK; from the coding sequence ATGGCAATCGAACAAACCCGAATTACATTTTTGCGCCATGGGCAGCCAGAAGGGGAAGGATGCGCGCGTGGTAAAACTGATTTTGCGCTCACCGAAAAGGGATTTGAGCAGATGCTGCAAGCCGCGACACATGCACCAGTCGCTCAGCAAATCATTACCTCCCCCTTGGTTCGCTGCGCGCGATTTGCCAAAGCCAAAGCGGCTGAGTGGCAAGTTGATTGTCTGCAAGATGCCAGTTGGCAAGAGTATGATTTCGGTGAGTGGGATGGCTTATCTTGGCAAACTATTGAGCAGCAAGATGGTGAGACACTGCGAGCATTTTTCAGCAACCCTTGGCAGGTGACGCCAAAAGGCGCAGAAAGTATGGCAACCTTTGATCAGCGTATTGAGGGGGCGTGGCAAAGACTTCTTGCACAATATCGTGGGCAGTCGGTGATGGTCGTGACGCATGCCGGGGTGATGAAGCAACTGATGAGCTTACTGCTGCAAATTCCAAAAGAGGGCGCATTTTGGCAGCGGATTTATCTGCCCTATGCGGCACTTATGTCAGTGGCGATCACGCATGATGAGCAAGGACAGGATTGGATTCAGGTGCAATGGCCTGATTTAGCAGCAAATTTGAAATAG
- a CDS encoding GTP cyclohydrolase II has protein sequence MASVRARVSLRVGKQSHIDAELVSFHGLATEKEHVALIFNKADEQTLPLVRMHSECLTGDVFHSSRCDCGEQLDETIEKMAIEGGVLLYLRQEGRGIGLYNKIDAYRLQSEGMNTYEANQHLGFPDDLRDFKEAAQMLKALNIPAVRLITNNPKKVRELGEHGIEIQEVIGTHVHLKAGNEAYLKAKATVGHHHIKLDDHD, from the coding sequence ATGGCCAGTGTACGTGCCCGCGTCTCGCTTCGTGTGGGAAAACAAAGTCATATTGATGCAGAACTTGTTTCTTTTCACGGTTTAGCGACTGAAAAAGAACATGTTGCCTTAATTTTTAACAAGGCCGATGAGCAAACCTTACCTTTGGTTCGCATGCACTCTGAATGTTTAACGGGCGATGTATTCCATTCATCACGCTGTGATTGTGGTGAGCAATTGGATGAGACCATTGAAAAAATGGCTATTGAAGGTGGGGTTCTTTTATATCTTCGCCAAGAAGGTCGCGGTATTGGCTTATATAACAAAATTGATGCTTATCGCTTGCAAAGCGAAGGCATGAATACCTACGAAGCTAACCAGCACCTCGGTTTCCCTGATGATTTGCGCGACTTTAAAGAAGCAGCGCAAATGCTCAAAGCGCTGAATATTCCAGCGGTACGTTTGATTACCAATAACCCGAAAAAAGTGCGCGAGCTTGGTGAGCACGGTATTGAGATTCAAGAAGTGATCGGTACCCATGTGCACCTAAAAGCGGGCAATGAAGCCTATCTCAAAGCCAAAGCGACTGTGGGTCATCATCATATTAAATTGGATGATCACGACTAA